Part of the Citrus sinensis cultivar Valencia sweet orange chromosome 2, DVS_A1.0, whole genome shotgun sequence genome, CTAATAGTACTGACTCTATTGTATATGATATTATAACTAATTGTGTTtacttcaatttaatttttttagttaaacaTCTGTGGTCATCGATATATTCAATTCAACAAATAGGGCAGTATTTGCCAATGTGGAAAAGCAAGCtggcttttttatttaatttttaattttatttttttgggccGGCTAAATTAAGGCATGGGAAGTGGGAACCAAGCTGAACAGGGGGGCAAAACGGTCCTTCCATCTTCACTCTCTATTCCACTTCACCACCTTGTCTCTCTCCTGCGTTGCCGTGGTAACCATACCACCTTCCATCAAACCCGCTCCGcacacacactctctctctctctctgggtGCATTAAAAGCACAAATCTgaaatcaaaaacaataataataataataataataataataataataataataataataataataataataataataataataataataaagaaaccaATCAACCCCACAAACAGCTAGCTAATCACACATCCACACTGtaagatatttttcaattttttttttttcctttgaaagCCAAAGGCCAAAGTAGATGGGCAGGCGTTTGcttttttcacatttataGCAGCATCATTTGTCATTTATCAACCACCGAACAAGGCCTCTCTGAGTCTTTTCCTCTTTCAATATCATAACCGTTGGTTACGTTTATCTTCTTCCATTCAGTGTCCTTTTAACGGCTATGTATCGTATTATTGCTTCTAGTTGACGTTTCTCCACACATATCATTATTCTTCGAGGACACAAGCTTTTTAGTATATTTTTTCAGAGAAAAACAAACGTACCCAGATGGATTTCGATTCGTTCTTGACGTCCTTGGGGACTtcgtttattatatttgtcgTTTTGATGTGCCTTTTCGCGTGGCTGTCGTCAAAACCCGGCAATACTGTGGTGTATTACCCGAACCGGATCTTGAAGGGTTTGGATCCATGGGAGGGTGGGTCCAGGACCCGGAACCCGTTTACTTGGATCAAGGAGGCTATGTCTTCTTCGGAGCAGGATGTTATTAACATGTCTGGATTGGATACTGCTGTGTACTTTGTTTTTATGAGCACTGGTTAGCGTTTTTGTCTCTTTAAGTTTGTTCTCTTCTTTTATTCTCTCTGCGTGATTTCGTTTTAGAGGCTTCTGTTTCTTAGCTCattattggttttttttttttatttggagtCATTTTAAGTTCaagttttgttttggttttatacagattatttaagtaatttttagtttatcaCCTTTTTTTGAAAGTAGAATTAGTTTATGTCTCACTTTTCATGAATTTGATGTTGCTTCTCTGAATCTCCCTGtaaacttttcaattttttaaatagaagtTTTGAACTTTAATGGTATCTACTTTGTTACTTCAGTCTAATTTacttagtaattttaatttattaattgatagtGAAATTGCAGGAaaatcgttttttttttttttttttctattttgttttctgCCTACAAGCTTAATAAACTGCTATGAAATATAAGTGAGAAATCTATCCGTTTTGGATGATTTTAATAGTGTACGTTGGTTGTACTTGTATAGCCTCACATTGTGGGGTTAAATTGGGTAAGATTTTGTGGCAATTGTTGTCCTCAAACATAAACGACGTGGTAAGTTAGTAGCAAAATACATTTTTCATTGTCAAGGTTTAACAAAAGTCCATCACCATTGATTGATCTCACAttgatgataaattattagtttGACAAGAAATTTCCTATCGTTGTTCCAAATTTTAGGATGGAATTAGATCTTGATATATGTATCATGATTCTTTGCTTCTGGAAAAgcttttgtttaaatttgtaGAATTACAAAGATATATGATTTTTGGTGAAGATCAGCATTTTAATTTTCGTAATTGGTATATCAGTTTTGGGAATATTCGCCTTGTCTGGCATTATTCTGCTTCCGGCTCTTCTGCCAGTTGCTGCAACTGATGATAGTATCCAGGCAGCAGGCAAAAATACCACAAGCATAGGGACTTTCAATGACCTTGACAAGTTGTCTATGGGAAATATCACAGTAAGTTATACAACCCATCATGAACATTGAAGGAATTAGTTTTCTTCTCTTGTTGACTTGTCATGAGTTATCAAAGCTTATTCCTATGCAATTATAGTCAAGTTTGAACCAAGAAGGATATTAGCATTCCATCTTAACATGGAGTCTCCTAAGTTGTAAGATTAtggatttgtttgtttctctctGTGCAGGCAAAGAGTTCGAGGTTGTGGGCATTCCTTGTAGCTACCTACTGGGTTTCTTTTGTTACCTATTTCTTGTTGTGGAGGGGATACAAACATGTTTCTGAGCTGAGGGCTGATGCCCTAATGTCCCCTGAAGTGAGGCCTCAGCAATTTGCTGTTCTTGTAAGAGACTTGCCTGATCTTCCTAAACGTCAATCCAGAAAAGAACAGGTTGattcatattttaaagctATATATCCTGATACATTCTACAGATCGATGGTGGTCACTAATAACAAAGAGGTATGTATTAATTGCCTGCTGCTTGTCATATTCCACCCTTCTGTTTTTGGATTgcacattattattattatttttgggttcAACAAATATACTTCAATcatgcttttttttctttttttttttataaaaaaaatcatatctcTGTCCATTGCATATTTGGATATCAACTTCTTTCTGACTGTTTCTCTTAGCATTTGGATTATTGATTGATAATTTGCATTCAAATCTTAAGTAtgttaaaagttttaatatcACTTTCTTTataaacttaattatcttcttCAATGATATTTGGATATCAATTGTTCAGGCGATTGTCTCCCTATACAATATTTGCCGATGTTAACTCCCATTTCTGATTAACATAggctaataaaatttatgaagagTTGGAAGGGTACAAGAAGAAGCTTGCACGTGCAGAGGCAGTATATGCAGAATCAAAAAGCGCAGGCAAGCCAGAGGGAACAAGACCGACCATCAAAACTGGCTTCCTTGGGCTTCTTGGTAAAAGAGTAGATGCCATAGAATACTACAATGAAAAGATCAAGgaaataattccaaaattGGAAGCAGAACAAAAGATAACTCTCAAAGAGAAGCAGCTAGGTGCAGCTCTCGTCTTCTTCACCAGTAGGGTAGCTGCAGCTTCTGCAGCTCAGAGTCTTCATGCACAATTGGTTGACACATGGACCGTCTCAGATGCACCTGAATCCCGTGAACTAATTTGGAATAACCTTAATATCAAGTTCTTTCAGAGGCAAATACGACAGTATGTGGTTTATGTTATCGTGGCTCTGACCATTATGTTTTACATGATTCCAATTGGGCTTATCTCTGCATTAACAACCCTGGATAATCTGAAGAAAATTCTTCCATTTTTAAAGCCAGTTATAAATATTACTGCTCTTAAGACAGTGTTGGAAGCTTATCTTCCCCAAATTGCACTCATAGTGTTTTTGGCATTGTTACCGAAGCTTCTTCTGTTTCTATCCAAGACTGAGGGGATTCCTGCAGTGAGCCACGCAGTAAGAGCTGCCTCAGGGAAATATTTCTATTTCACTGTGTTGAATGTTTTTATTGGAGTCACAGTGGGTGGAACATTGTTCAAGACATTCAAGTCCATTGAGAAGGATCCAAACTCAATTGTTGACGTACTAGCAAATAGCCTACCTGGAAATGCAACTTTCTTCCTGACATATGTGGCTCTGCAGTAAGAGTTAAACTttatataatcattttattttgccTTTCTTTGCTTCTTGTTGCCTCTTTTTAATTGAACTGTTTTCTCCATATCTTTTATTAAGATTTGAATGTATGTTCTTctgatctctctctctctttctcagttattttgaattatctgCTTCCCATATCATTTTTATCTAGGATGTTTTATTTCTTGCACGTGCTTTCATTTCTCATTATCAGAATTATGCTTTTCCTGAACTTTATATACCAAGAGTTATCACATCCCCAAATTTCATGGGTCTCAGGTTCTTTGTTGGCTATGGACTTGAGTTATCTCGAATAGTTCCTCTGATTATATATCATCTAAAGAGGAAGTATCTTTGCAAGACTGAAGCTGAACTAAAAGAAGCTTGGTTTCCTGGAGATCTTGGCTATGGAACTAGAGTTCCCAGTGATATGCTTATTGTCACAATTGTCTTCTGCTACTCTTGCATAGCTCCTTTGATCATCCCATTTGGTGTTGTATACTTTGCCCTTGGATGGCTTATCCTTAGGAATCAGGTGATGTCCattttcctatttattttGACGATACCATTGGAAGTGTAAGAGGCTTTTGCACCCATGATGATGTCTTGTTTATGAGTTTAATTCTTGACAACAGGCACTTAAAGTTTATGTTCCAGCATATGAGAGCTATGGAAGAATGTGGCCACACATGTTTCTCCGCCTTGTCGCTGCCCTGCTACTGTACCAAATTACTATGCTTGGTTACTTTGGGTCGAAGAAATTCATTTATGTTGGATTCCTAATTCCACTTCCTATCTTGTCCTTGATCTTTGTCTATATTTGTCAAAAGAGATTCTATAAATCTTTCTCTGACACGGCTCTTGAAGTGGCTTCACGTGAATTGAAGGAAACCCCTAGCATGGAGCATATCTTCAGATCCTACATCCCACTAAGCTTGAACTCTGAGAAGGTCGATGACGATCAGTTTGAAGATGCTTTATCTCAAGCTTCCCGGTCAGGATCATTTGTTGTTTGATGTACATGTGGGTAGTTTCATTAGATCTTTGTGGTATTTAGTCTTTTAGTTGAACTTGTTTGAAACTTAGATTCTTTGTTGATTCGTGTAGGGGTTTTTGTGTAACATAATTTGTTTCTGGGTCTTTATTCAGGGTTTCTTGCTACCTGCTTGAATGGTCagcatttgtaattttagatTGTCATGCAATGAAGAACTTAAGTTGAACTTAGTTTATGTCCAACAAATTATGTAacatattatcttttttttttttttatctctcaaAAGAAAGGCTACCAGACTCAGAAACTTAACCGGTTTTTGGGTGGAAAGACAAATCTTCATTGAGAGATTACAAAAATTGTACttcagaagaaaaaataaataaaaagaaaaaagtgtaaCAGAGTTCAAACCTCATAAGCTTTTTCACTGGAAAAGGGGCCTCTAATTTCCGGTACTCATCGAAGTAGCAAAATGACTGGACAATTCAGAGCTAAATGGAGAAGGAATGTCTTCAGGTTCTCTTCCAGGTTTCACCCATCTGCCACACTTGTTCAAAACAAGCCCTTTATAAGGCAATTGGTACCAAAATTCTGGGATCTTCAGCTCTTCTATCAGCATATCACTACTTTTATTCACCAAAGCAAGACCTCTTCTTGCATTCCGTCGAAACTTTGCTTTTCTGCTTAAGAATCCATCTAAAAGATGAAGATTAAGGGATCCGGCTACGGTGCAACTATGGTACCGTACTACAGTTGCATTCAGTCGTTGGATCCACTTGGATGGGTGGGGTCCATTGAGATCCAACGGTTGGGTGCAACTGtagcacggtaccacagttgcactaCAGTTTTTCCCAAGATAAAGTTCCAAATTATGACGCCCTGAAAAATCTGTATCATCCTTCAAATATGGTGACCTGCACTTGTCAAGCTTCAGTTGTGTCCCTACGTGCCTGTAAACACAATTCAACCTTTGCATAATCGGGTTAAACTTGTGAAGAATCTTGTTGAAGAGAATTCCAGGCAGTTTTGGGACTATATCTTGTTTGTTAACTACACGAAGTGTCTTGACACCTAGCTCATTGAGCTTCTCCTTGAAAGCTAAGTTGCCAACTCTTGGTGCCCCAAAAGAAATGACATTTATAAAAACATCAGAAAACGAAATTTCAGCTTCATATGCATTGAGTAGAGCCAATGCGCCTCCCAAGCTATGGCCGGTGAGAGTTAAGCTAACCATTTCCCCTCTACCTCTGAAAAAATTCACCAGCCTGTCCAATTCTTGCATGACCTGCTCTGACGCACTTGACTTGTTATATCTCGTGCTCTTAtcttttgatttgtaaatgCTAAGGAACCCATGTTGAACTTTCACATTTTTGCTTCCGAAACGCTCAAGTTTTGCCTTCAAGTCTGTGAGCCATTCGGTAGGGGCCACCGTGCCTCGCCACGACACAACAATGTCCCTTCTTCCAATTCTTTGTGATTCTTTGTTATTGCTCACAGCTACAAATCCCATCCAATTTGAATCTTTGCTCCAAGTACACGCCAACCGTGATCTCTCAAACCATTTAGGCACGTCAACATGTGACATTGAATAAATGTACTTAGTCACCTCGTAGCCCTGGTCAACAAGGCCTAATTCCTGGAAAAGCTTGTGCCGATTGTATCTGCTACTTCCACAAAACTCCGATAAGGGATCAAAGTCGAAGGCGTCATAAGTTGCTTCTACAAATTCACCATACTTGATTATCTCTCGCCGAAGCCAAGGATGTAGAGGATCAAGAAGACCATCCCAGTTTTGCAAACCATGAAGCTCTTGCCACTTGCCACATTGCTGATATGTTTTCTTTTGGGGATTTCGTTGGAGTCATGTGATCACCATAGTCGATAAAATCAGAAGCTGTGTATGGCACAAGGAGGAGACGTGCCAATGACTTGGTGGGATCACTAGAAGCCTTCTTCCTTGTATTTGCTTGCCGATGTGGCTTGATGGTTAAATGGTCTTGATGAACGTGATCAACATTGGAGACTTGTTTGGTGCTTGGTGCACAGCTTAGACGGAAATGTTGAGGTTTCAGTGTGCCTAAAATTGCTTTCTTGATTGCATTCCAAGTCACACTAATCTTCAACTTCCATTTCCATACCCCCCTTctgttttttcttgttttctccTTTTTAAAATGTGACACATCCATGCTTAATTATAGTACAATATCCAGAAAAGCAAGAAAATCTTGGTTTAAGTgatttcttttgaattaaggtttgtggtttattttttccttaagACGAGTGTCTCAAATCAGGTGTTTCCTCGTGGTTAATTGTTTTGCAGAAAGAAACAATTGTCAAAAGGGGGCCGATGTGCCGGCAATAACCCTTCGACGCTCAAGTCCGTTTTTTTTACTCAacttttagagagagaaaatctAGAGTGAGATATGCTGAGTTTTTATACTCATTTTATGCTCTTTTTGTTCCTACCTTTAAATTGAGGATCCTGGCATTTATATAGGCATCTTAGAGTGAATTAGAGAGGTTACGTGACACTTTCTTGTGACAAGGGTCAGCTAAAGCCCATGCATGGAGACACATACCCAAATGTGTCAATACTTGTTCATGACAAGTATTCTTTGGACACTGGTCGTGTTTTTGGGCCCTTGACCTTTAATGGATTTGAGCTTAAACTTAGTACTTATGTTGATTCCTTGTAAAGAGGGttgattttctaatattttgccCGTAAGCACTTTTCGTAAAACGTTTGTTAGCCTGTATGCTCATTCTGTAGAATATTTGATGGCCCGTAGGCACATTCCGTAGAATATGGATTTGCCCGTAGGCGCATTCCGTAAAATGTATATATGCCCATAAACGCATTTCGTAAAATACTTATTAGCTCGTGTGCTcttacttaaaaatattttccaaatgTCAATGTCATTTTTTTGTGAGAAATGGACCTAGGTCGTTCTTTGTAAAAACATACCTAAGTgcttctttataaaaaaaatgaacctagttatttctttattaaatcataattttagcaCTTTATcgaaattttactctttagGCGTTTTACTTAGATTTTATGAGTATTTAAGTCATTCTTTATAAGGAATGAACCTAGGTCATTCTTTGTAAAAAGTGGACATAGGTCATTCTTTGTAAAAAGTGGACCTAGGTCATTCTTTGAAGAATCACGTCTTTGGCACTTTGTTGAAAACTTGTCATTTGggtattttcttataaatgtTTTCTAAGTGACTAggtcattctttgtaatgaatgAATATATAAGTGAACTTAAGTCATTCTTTAAAGAATCACGCCTTTGGTGATTTATCGAAGCCTCGCTCATTGGGTGTTTtacttagaaatatttttcaggtgCTTAATCACGTCTTTGACACTTTGTTGAAAACTTGTCATTTGGgtattttcttagaaaatatgaaaacttGTCATTTggatattttcttagaaatattttctaagtgaCTAGGTCATTCTTTGTAAGGAATGAATATAGGAGTGAACTTAGGTCATTCTTTAAAGAATTACACCTTTGGTGATTTATCGAAGACTCGCTCATTGGGTGTTTtacttagaaatatttttcaagtgCTTAATCACGTCTTTGACACTTTGTTGAAAACTTGTCATTTGGGTATTTtcttagaaatattttctaagtgaCTAGGTCATTCTTTGTAAGGAATGAATATAGAAGTGAACTTAGGTCATTCTTTAAAGAATCACACCTTTGGTGATTTATTGAAGACTCGCTCATTGAGTGTTTTActaagaaatatttttcaagtgCTTAAGTCAttctttatataaaaaaaatgatctaaATTGGCAATTTATCAAACATCGTCCTTTGggtgtttttatttaaagatattttCTAAGTTCCTAAATTGTTCTTTATAAGAAATGAACATAAGtcttttgtaaaaaataaacctAGGTCATTTTTTGTAAGAAAAGACTTAGGTAGTTATTTGTAAAGAATGGACCTATGTTCATCGAAAATATATAATGAGATGTGTTAAGTTTTTATACTCATTTTATGCTCTTTTTGTTCCTACCTTTAAATTGAGGGTCTTGACCTTTATATAGTGAGATGTCAATTAGAGAGGTTACATGACACTTTCTTGTAACAAGGGTCAGCTAAAACCCATGCATGGAGACACATATTCAAATATATCAATACTTGTTCATGACAAGTATTCGTTGGATACTGGTCATGTTTTTTGGCCCTTGGCCTTTAATGGATTTGAGCTTAAATTCAATACTTATGTTGGTTCCTTGAAAAGAGGGTTGATTTTCCAATATTTTGCTCGTAAGCACTTTTCGTAGAACGTTTGTTAGCCTTAAGCTCATTCCGTAGAATATTTGATAGCCCGTAGGCACATTCCGCAGAATGTATATCTTTGCATATAGGTGCATTCCGTAGAATATGAATTTGCCCGTAGGCGCATTCCGTAAAATGTATATATGCCCATAGGCGCATTTTGTAAAATACTTATTAACCCGTGTGCTcttacttaaaaatatttgccAAATGTCTAGGTCATTCTTTATGAGGAATGCACCTAAgtcattatttataaaaacaaacctAAGTGTTTCTTTGTAAAGAATAAAcctatgtcattttttattgaatcatACTTTTAGCGCTTTATCGAAATTTTGCTCTTTAAGCGTTTtacttagaaatattttataaatatttaagttatttttttgtaaggAATGAACCTacgccattttttttttgtaaaaagtgGACCTAGGTCATTCTTTGAAAAATCACTTCTTTAGCACTTTGTCGAAAACTTGTCATTTGggtattttcttataaatattttctgagTGATTAGGTCATTTTTTGTAAAGAATGAatgtaggtttttttttttttttacataaaaaagttAACTTAGGTCATTCTTTGAAGAATCACGTCTTTAGTGATTTATCGAAGAC contains:
- the LOC102608566 gene encoding LOW QUALITY PROTEIN: phospholipase A1-Igamma1, chloroplastic (The sequence of the model RefSeq protein was modified relative to this genomic sequence to represent the inferred CDS: deleted 1 base in 1 codon), which encodes MDVSHFKKEKTRKNRRGVWKWKLKISVTWNAIKKAILGTLKPQHFRLSCAPSTKQVSNVDHVHQDHLTIKPHRQANTRKKASSDPTKSLARLLLVPYTASDFIDYGDHMTPTKSPKENISAMWKWQELHGLQNWDGLLDPLHPWLRREIIKYGEFVEATYDAFDFDPLSEFCGSSRYNRHKLFQELGLVDQGYEVTKYIYSMSHVDVPKWFERSRLACTWSKDSNWMGFVAVSNNKESQRIGRRDIVVSWRGTVAPTEWLTDLKAKLERFGSKNVKVQHGFLSIYKSKDKSTRYNKSSASEQVMQELDRLVNFFRGRGEMVSLTLTGHSLGGALALLNAYEAEISFSDVFINVISFGAPRVGNLAFKEKLNELGVKTLRVVNKQDIVPKLPGILFNKILHKFNPIMQRLNCVYRHVGTQLKLDKCRSPYLKDDTDFSGRHNLELYLGKNCSATVVPCYSCTQPLDLNGPHPSKWIQRLNATVVRYHSCTVAGSLNLHLLDGFLSRKAKFRRNARRGLALVNKSSDMLIEELKIPEFWYQLPYKGLVLNKCGRWVKPGREPEDIPSPFSSELSSHFATSMSTGN
- the LOC102628782 gene encoding CSC1-like protein ERD4, which gives rise to MDFDSFLTSLGTSFIIFVVLMCLFAWLSSKPGNTVVYYPNRILKGLDPWEGGSRTRNPFTWIKEAMSSSEQDVINMSGLDTAVYFVFMSTVLGIFALSGIILLPALLPVAATDDSIQAAGKNTTSIGTFNDLDKLSMGNITAKSSRLWAFLVATYWVSFVTYFLLWRGYKHVSELRADALMSPEVRPQQFAVLVRDLPDLPKRQSRKEQVDSYFKAIYPDTFYRSMVVTNNKEANKIYEELEGYKKKLARAEAVYAESKSAGKPEGTRPTIKTGFLGLLGKRVDAIEYYNEKIKEIIPKLEAEQKITLKEKQLGAALVFFTSRVAAASAAQSLHAQLVDTWTVSDAPESRELIWNNLNIKFFQRQIRQYVVYVIVALTIMFYMIPIGLISALTTLDNLKKILPFLKPVINITALKTVLEAYLPQIALIVFLALLPKLLLFLSKTEGIPAVSHAVRAASGKYFYFTVLNVFIGVTVGGTLFKTFKSIEKDPNSIVDVLANSLPGNATFFLTYVALQFFVGYGLELSRIVPLIIYHLKRKYLCKTEAELKEAWFPGDLGYGTRVPSDMLIVTIVFCYSCIAPLIIPFGVVYFALGWLILRNQALKVYVPAYESYGRMWPHMFLRLVAALLLYQITMLGYFGSKKFIYVGFLIPLPILSLIFVYICQKRFYKSFSDTALEVASRELKETPSMEHIFRSYIPLSLNSEKVDDDQFEDALSQASRSGSFVV